Proteins from a single region of Aureibacter tunicatorum:
- a CDS encoding RagB/SusD family nutrient uptake outer membrane protein — MKLKNIFYSLLFCSCFSMGCEDHLKLEDPTSLNADSYWRNEADVSNTSLAMYSMLTPGGWRYHEYYIVPGILRGDDVAALPGATQYDYIANVPYFNNKPSNPCADQVWNKMYDVIGQANQILRYVDGVEMSDESKERYKAEARAMRAYAHYELLRSFHQIVIADADPDGLDQLNRPLSTREEAWNFIETELESVISVLPKEWDDSEFGRITAGAAQAFLGTAYLYQGKWAEAEKELKAVINNYNYSLEQNYSTLFDGSNENSSEIIFSQRFTLQENGTAYKYNQMAIANHADGWYMWKPSDYLMAAFREEETTDGSYDKRMFGSVLWYEEGVDVEFDGELYTLENSCFRKYTENNTAVSSGRSFADYITMRYSDVLLMLAEALNEQNKNDEALPYLNQIRQRAGLENFSNSDQNNLRQQIRKQRLLEFCLESKRFYDLVRWGNVKEQLTKAGHAGADNFKIGIHDYFPVPLSETNNNPSVDPTPGF, encoded by the coding sequence ATGAAATTAAAAAATATATTTTATTCTTTATTGTTTTGTTCTTGTTTCAGTATGGGTTGCGAAGATCATCTGAAATTAGAAGACCCTACTAGCCTTAATGCGGATTCATATTGGCGCAACGAAGCAGATGTTTCAAATACATCTTTGGCTATGTATTCAATGTTGACACCAGGAGGTTGGAGATACCATGAGTATTATATTGTGCCAGGAATTTTAAGAGGAGATGATGTGGCAGCTTTGCCGGGAGCAACTCAATATGACTATATTGCTAATGTTCCTTATTTTAATAATAAACCTTCTAATCCTTGCGCTGATCAAGTGTGGAACAAGATGTACGACGTTATAGGTCAAGCTAATCAGATCTTAAGATATGTCGACGGTGTTGAGATGAGTGATGAAAGCAAGGAAAGGTATAAAGCTGAAGCAAGAGCTATGAGAGCGTACGCTCATTATGAATTGCTGAGAAGTTTTCATCAGATCGTTATTGCGGATGCTGATCCGGACGGGTTGGATCAATTGAACCGCCCTTTGAGCACAAGAGAGGAAGCATGGAATTTTATTGAGACAGAATTAGAGTCTGTAATTTCTGTTTTGCCTAAAGAATGGGATGATTCGGAGTTTGGCCGTATAACAGCGGGAGCAGCTCAAGCTTTTTTGGGGACAGCGTATTTGTACCAAGGCAAATGGGCTGAAGCTGAAAAGGAGCTTAAGGCTGTTATTAATAATTACAATTATTCATTAGAGCAGAATTACTCTACATTATTTGATGGAAGCAATGAGAATAGCTCTGAGATAATATTTTCACAAAGATTTACATTGCAAGAGAATGGTACTGCTTACAAGTACAACCAGATGGCAATTGCCAATCATGCGGATGGATGGTATATGTGGAAACCTTCTGATTATTTGATGGCTGCATTTAGAGAAGAGGAAACAACAGATGGCTCTTATGACAAGCGTATGTTTGGATCTGTCCTATGGTATGAAGAAGGAGTGGACGTTGAGTTTGATGGAGAGTTGTATACTTTGGAAAATTCTTGTTTTAGAAAGTATACTGAAAATAATACAGCTGTAAGCTCAGGAAGATCATTTGCTGATTATATAACCATGAGATATTCGGATGTATTATTGATGTTGGCCGAAGCATTGAATGAGCAAAATAAAAATGATGAAGCATTGCCATATTTAAATCAGATTCGTCAAAGAGCAGGTTTGGAAAACTTTTCTAATTCTGATCAAAATAATTTGAGACAGCAGATTAGAAAACAACGATTGTTGGAATTTTGCTTGGAGAGTAAGCGATTTTATGATTTGGTTAGGTGGGGTAATGTGAAGGAGCAGTTAACCAAAGCAGGTCATGCTGGAGCTGATAATTTTAAAATAGGCATTCATGACTACTTTCCAGTTCCTCTTTCCGAAACTAATAATAACCCTAGCGTAGATCCTACTCCAGGCTTTTAA